The window TTTTCAGCCCATGCTAGTCGATATGGGTGGTGAGAAGGATTTTGAATAACGTGGAGGCTCATTATCATTTCGTTAAAAGGGGAAAATTCAACGGATACAAATGCCATTTTACATCTACCTTCCAGGATGTTTGATCAATATTTTGATTAGCTATAGATCAAATCAGTTTTCATTAATTCCAAAATTACAATTAATTTACATTTTAATAGGTGATAAGTCAATGATTATTTTTCTGGGCTTAAGACCTGATTTGTAAATATTAAGTCTAATTGTTATAAATAATCCTCTATTATCCTGTAAGATAGGAACATAACTACATTGCATAGCAGAAATGAGGAAATACATATGAAAATCATGGTCATCGCAGGAAGTCCGACAGCAGAATCAAGAACAAGAGGAATTGCGCAGTTCGCTGCTGAAACGTTAAAAAAGATGAATGTTGAAGTCTTATATTTTGATGTTGGAATTGATAAGTTACCTTTATTTACAGGAGATGCTACGACAGCTCAGAATGAGGCGGTAAAAAAATTAGCTGAGTATGCTGAACAAGCGGATGGATTTTTTGTAACGAGCCCAGAGTATCATAGTGGGATAAGCGGAGCGCTTAAAAACGCGCTTGATTTCTTAGGAGGAAAGCATTTTAAGAATAAACCATCAGCGATTGCTGTTGCTGCAGGCGGCGGAAAAGGCGGCATGAACGCATTAACTAACCTTCGCACTGTGCTTCGTGGTGTATACAGCTTAGTGCTGCCAGATCAATTTATTGCAGATCCGGTTAACTTTGATGAAGGTAACGTACTTGTTGATGAATTAGCACAAACGCGTGTACGTGAATTAACTCTTCAGTTAAAAGAGTTAACAGAAGTGGTTTCAGTAAACCAAGTAAAATAATAAACCGGAAAGACAGTCTATGAAAAAGCAGACTGTCTTTTTTAATGATAGGCTGTCCTATTTAATTTCTCTTTTTCATAAGATAAAGAGAGGTGGACAGAATGGAAAATGCTGTTTTACTACTATTGATCATAATCACTGCTAGTCTCATTGTTCGTAGTATATGGATGCTCTTTAAACATCCCGGAATTAAAGAACATCTGATGCCAGCAAGTCATCTGCTGATTTTGTTCATCGTGTACGGTACGATCATTTCAGGATTTGGACTCATTTATGCCCTTATCTCTTTAATGGGCTATCCCGTCATCAAACTAGAATTGAATCAGAGTGACTTTTTCTCTTTTATAGAAGCATGTATCTATTTTAGTAGCACGACGATTCTGTCCGTAGGTTATGGAGACATCGTACCTGTTGGAGCAGGAAGGTGGATAGCCGCTCTTCAAGCATTGATCGGGTACTTGCTACCGATTGCTTTTGTGTTATCTTCTGTTGTTCATCACAACAAGATGGCAAAATAGTTGTTTGAAAACGGACATATAGGCTACCCTTAAGGAAGATGAATCTTTAAGGAGGTCTCAATGCGATGACAATAGAAACAGGAAGCAAAGCGCCAGATTTTAAATTGCCGGCAAGTAATGGAGAAGAAGTTGCATTATCAGAGTTTAAAGGGAAAAATGTGGTTCTCTACTTTTATCCAAAAGACATGACGCCAGGCTGTACCACGCAAGCATGTGATTTCAGAGATCGTCATGAAGACTTTAAGAAACAAAATACCGTAATTCTAGGCGTAAGTCCTGACCCATTAGCTCGACATGACAAATTTATTGAGAAGCATGGTCTGCCGTTCATCCTTTTAGCTGATGAGGAGCATAAAGTGGCTGAGCTTTACGACGTGTGGAAACTGAAAAAGAATTTCGGTAAAGAATACATGGGGATTGAACGCTCTACGTTTATTATTGATGGAGAAGGAAACATCGCGAAAGAATATCGAAAAGTGAAAGTGAAAGATCACGTAGAAGAAGCATTAAGATTTATTCAAGAAAACTTAGTATAGAAAAAAGCCCTCGAGAAATCGGGGCTTTTTTACTTTTAATTCAAGGGTTTAGCTCTCCTGTAGTTCTGTAACAGGAATGTCCATCTCTTGGTCGGGCTGTTCTCTCGTGTAAGCTCTAGCAGTTTGGTTGTTTTCATCAACAGATTGAAGCCATACAGGAGTTCCGTTATGAAGCACTTGGATTTCTTTTTCCGACTCAATGATCTGTTGGGCACGTGATACGTTCATGAATTCATTCACCTCCACGCCAAATAGTATGCAACAGAGACTGATAGACTATGCTTTCCTTCTTAATAAATAGGCATGATGGCTTATGCGTGATAAAATGAAATAGTGTGAATTTTATAACATATAATTTCGGGGGTTATACATAATGAGAGATGAACGTTTAACAACGTTGGCAAAAACATTGCTGACACATTCATTAAAGGTAGAAAAAGGTCAAAAAGTACTTATTACTTCTTTCTTAGCGGGTAAGCCGCTCGTAAAAGAACTCGTTCAAGAAACATATAAACTAGGAGCTTTTCCTTACGTTCAACTTGCAGATGAAGAGATTTCACGTGCGTTAATGATGGGTTCTACGAGAGAACACTCTGAGGCACAGTTGAAATGGGATCTGACACGCATTGAAGATATCGATGCGTATATCTCGATTCAATGTAAAAATAATGATGCAGAGTTCTCAGAAGTTCCAAGTGAGATCTTCCAGATGAAAGCAGAAATAAATAAGCCTGTTCAAAACATGATCATCAATGACCGTCAATGGGTATTGTTAAACTACCCAACTACAGGTCTCGCACAAATGGCTAAAATGAGCTTAGAAAAGTTCACAGATTTTGTACTTGATGTGTGTAACGTGGATTATAAGGCGATGGCTGAAGCACAAAAACCACTTCATGCTTTAATGGAAAAAACAGATAAAGTACGCATCACAGCTCCGGGAACTGATTTAACGTTCTCGATAAAAGGAATTCCTGCTGTAATGTGTGCAGGTGAAAATAACATTCCTGACGGAGAAGTATTTACGGCACCAGTAAAAGACAGTGTGAATGGAACCATTACATATAACACACCTTGTCCTTATCACGGTACAACGTTTAACAACGTAAAACTTACTTTCAAAGACGGAAAAATCGTTGAAGCAACTTCTGACAACACTGAAAAATTAAATGAGATCTTTAATACAGATGAAGGCGCTCGTTATGTTGGGGAATTTGCGATCGGAGTAAATCCACTGATCCAACATCCAATGGGAGATATCTTATTTGATGAGAAGATTGGCGGAAGCATTCATTTCACACCTGGAAGAGCGTATCAAGATGCATACAACGGAAACGAATCAGGCATCCACTGGGATATGGTACTGATTCAACGTCCAGAGTACGGTGGTGGAGAAATCTACTTTGATGATGTATTGATTAGAAAAGACGGTTTGTTCGTTCTGCCAGAACTTCAAGGTCTTAATCCAGAGAACCTTAAGTAAGAACTGTTTTGGATAGCTTTGTTGCTCTATGAGGGTTGTTGATTTCCGTTACAGGTTGCTCGCTTTCCGGGGGGCGTGCGGTGA is drawn from Bacillus sp. E(2018) and contains these coding sequences:
- a CDS encoding potassium channel family protein, whose product is MENAVLLLLIIITASLIVRSIWMLFKHPGIKEHLMPASHLLILFIVYGTIISGFGLIYALISLMGYPVIKLELNQSDFFSFIEACIYFSSTTILSVGYGDIVPVGAGRWIAALQALIGYLLPIAFVLSSVVHHNKMAK
- a CDS encoding aminopeptidase, which gives rise to MRDERLTTLAKTLLTHSLKVEKGQKVLITSFLAGKPLVKELVQETYKLGAFPYVQLADEEISRALMMGSTREHSEAQLKWDLTRIEDIDAYISIQCKNNDAEFSEVPSEIFQMKAEINKPVQNMIINDRQWVLLNYPTTGLAQMAKMSLEKFTDFVLDVCNVDYKAMAEAQKPLHALMEKTDKVRITAPGTDLTFSIKGIPAVMCAGENNIPDGEVFTAPVKDSVNGTITYNTPCPYHGTTFNNVKLTFKDGKIVEATSDNTEKLNEIFNTDEGARYVGEFAIGVNPLIQHPMGDILFDEKIGGSIHFTPGRAYQDAYNGNESGIHWDMVLIQRPEYGGGEIYFDDVLIRKDGLFVLPELQGLNPENLK
- the bcp gene encoding thioredoxin-dependent thiol peroxidase; the protein is MTIETGSKAPDFKLPASNGEEVALSEFKGKNVVLYFYPKDMTPGCTTQACDFRDRHEDFKKQNTVILGVSPDPLARHDKFIEKHGLPFILLADEEHKVAELYDVWKLKKNFGKEYMGIERSTFIIDGEGNIAKEYRKVKVKDHVEEALRFIQENLV
- a CDS encoding NADPH-dependent FMN reductase encodes the protein MKIMVIAGSPTAESRTRGIAQFAAETLKKMNVEVLYFDVGIDKLPLFTGDATTAQNEAVKKLAEYAEQADGFFVTSPEYHSGISGALKNALDFLGGKHFKNKPSAIAVAAGGGKGGMNALTNLRTVLRGVYSLVLPDQFIADPVNFDEGNVLVDELAQTRVRELTLQLKELTEVVSVNQVK
- a CDS encoding H-type small acid-soluble spore protein: MNVSRAQQIIESEKEIQVLHNGTPVWLQSVDENNQTARAYTREQPDQEMDIPVTELQES